In the Sandaracinus amylolyticus genome, CGGCGCGCGCTTCGCGCTCTGCCGCGACGCTGTCGTCAGTTTGTGGTCGGCGTCTGCGAGCCCCCGTCGCACGGGGCCGCCGGACCCACCCCATCGCCCCCGGTACCGCGGTTCTGCCGCCTCGCGAGGTGATGTGGACGATGGCTCGCGACGGGGCCGCGCTTCGCCGCGTCCCCGACGCTCGCGAGTCGCACCGCGCTTCGCGCGTGTGCGCGCTGGCGCGCGGGATTGCTCGGGCGAGCGCGCGGAGCGCGATCGAACGAGCATCACGGGATTGCTCGGGCGAGCGCGCGGAGCGCGATCGAACGAGCATCACGGGTGAGTGCCCGACTGCTCTGTCCGGCGCGCGGAGCGCGACGGACAGAGCATCACGAACGTCGCGTGCGAGCGTTCGTCTCGGCGCGCGGAGCGCGACGCGACGAGCGTCACGATCGAGCACGTCCTCGACATCGCGCCCCCGAGCACGATCTGCGGGGACTCGAGATCGCGCCCACCGCGAAGCAACCCCACCACGAGCGGCCCGCGTGCCGAGACCCAAACGAAACAGCTGTGAGCGCGAGCGCGCGCCAGCGCGCCCTCGAGCGAACGTACACACCGAAGCCTCACGGTGAGCACCCAGATCGTCCTCGAGATCACGTTCTCGAAAGCGACGAGCGCGTCCTCGAGATCACGCCGCCGCAAGCCGACGAGCGCGTCCTCGAGATCACGCCGCGAGCACGATCGGCGGGGACTCGAGCGTTACACGCCGCTGTCGCCCGTCGCGCCGAGGACCACGTCGCGAACGATCGGCTGGTATCCGCAGCTGCAGCACCCACCGCCGTCGCGCTCGAGCGTGACGGTGAGCGTGACCGGCCCTTCGCCGTCGCTCCGCACGACCAACGTGTGGGTGCCGAGCGCGAGCTCGTCGACGGTGCAAACCGCTTCGCCGGCTCCGCCGCCGCAATGCGCGTCCGCGCCCTCGATCATCACGTTCACCGGCGGCTCGCCGCTCGCGCGCGACACCCGAAGCTGCAGGGGCGGCGCGCAGGGGCCGCAGCTCAGCCCCTCGCACGGCGTGCTGACGCGATGAGGACGAGCGCGATCGGAGCGAGCGCGACGCGCGTCACGGGACCCCGAGGGACGTGAGGATCTCGACGCTGATCCCCGCGGCGCGGCGGATGTCGCCGCGGGCGCTCTCGTCGTCGAGGATCGCCGCGATCGCCGCGCGCGCGGGCGCGAGCTCCTCGCGCATCACCTCGCGGGCGTCGAGCGCCTGGGGGTCGAGCGCCCGCGCGATGTCGAGCATCGCGTGGGCCGCCGCGGGCGCGAGGTCGGGATCACGGCCCGCCGCGACCGCCGCGAGGGCCTCGAGCGCGCGCTCCGGCGCGTGCATCGCCGGCGCGGCGCGCACGGCCGCGAGGCGCACGTCGGCGCCCAGCTCTTCGCTCGCGATGCGCGCGACGACCGCATCGTCGCCCACTCGATCGACGACGCGCCCGAGCTCGAGCGGATCGCTCGATCGCGCTGCGAGCAGCGGGTCCGTGTCCTGCGCGCTCGCGCTCGCCGCGATCACCACGATCCCGATGCCGATCCACGCCCGCTTCGTCGTCCTCGCGCGCACGGGCCGCAGCATCCTTCGTCTCGCGCGCGCTTGCACGCCCCCCGCGCCATCGGCTCGTCCGCCTTGGGATTGGCGGCAGCGGCAGGTGGCTATGACGACAGCATGTCGAGCAACGTGCTGAAACTGATTGGTGCCATCGTGATGGGGCTCGCGATCGTCGCCTGCGGCGACGACGAGGACGACGAGCCGTTCAGTGACTCGCTGTCGCTGACCACCGACGAAGAGGTCCCGGTCTGCACCGCGGCGGGCGCCGACGCCATGGGCTCCGGGACCGTCACCATCGATCCCGACGACCTCAGCCTGCGCGTCGTGAACCTCGCCTACTCGGGCCTCTCGGGCGCCGCGACGGCGGGCCACATCCACTTCGGCGATCCCGGCGAGGCGGGCCCGGTGATCCTGCCGTTCGCCGACGTGACCAGCCCGATCGACGAGATCTTCACCGCCGAGGACTATCCCGCTGCGCCGCCCGAGGGCGCGCCCGCCGATTTCCCGGCGTTCCTCGACGCCGTGCGCGAGGGCCGCACCTACGTGAACATCCACACCGAAGCCTGCGCCCCCGGCGAGATTCGCGCGCAGATCGACTGACGCGCCCGGGCGCCGCGGCGATTCCGGAAAGTCGAGTGATTCTGCTGGTCAACTCGCGAGAATTGACCATTTCGAGCCTCTGGGCAGCGTTGTCGTGACCAGGTCGGTCGGCACAACGCTCCCCAGACCCGCCAAATGGCCATTTCGGGGCTCTGGGGACCGAAACTCGGGCGAATTCGCCATTTCGCCCGAATCGCGCCGGCACGCCGCGCGGCATCGCCGTTCCCCGTGACCGGCGCGTGCCGATCGCGCGCAACGGCCGCGAGCGGGCTCCGATGAGGGGGCCGTACGCAGCGGCGGGGGCGCCGCGCGACGGTTCGCACGGAGACACGACATGGCCAGCAAGCAGGTGATCGATCGGGAGCGCTCGAGCCGGACGGTGGTCGCGACGCTCGAGCGGTACGCGCCGGAGGCGGGGCAGGGCGTTCGCGCCGCGAGCAGCGAGCTGCTCGGGCGGCGCGAGGTGATGCCCGACATCGAGCTCGTGATCCGCATCGCGGCGCGCGCGCTCGAGCGCAGCACGTCGGAGCTCATCGACGCGGACCGCGCGCACGACCGCGAGATCAACGGCGACTCGCACGCCCGTGAGGAGCGCGATCGCGCGCATCGCGCGGTGTACGAGCTGGTGATCTCGGTCCGCGGGCTGGTGCAGGCGAGCTTCGGCGACGTCGCGCTCAAGACGCTGGGGCTCTGGGATCCCTCGCCGCCCGACCCGCAGGGCACGCTCACCTACGCGCGCAACCTCGCGGACGTGCTCGGCGACACCGCGGTGGCGCTCCCGGCGCCGCGCATCGAGCACGTGCGCTTCGACCGCGAGGGCCTCGCGATGGATCTCGTCACCAAGGTCGACGTGCTCCGCACCGCGATGGCGCTGGTCGCGCGCGAGGAGAGCGCGGCGAAGGGCACCCAGGCCCGCAAGGACGCGGCGATGGCGGCGTACGATCGGACGTTCCGCATCGCGGCGAACCTCGGCGTCGCGCTCTTCCAGCTCGGTGGGCTCGACGAGCTCGCCGATCGCATCAAGCCCTCGCCGCGCCGTCCCGGCATGCTCGACCAGCCGGGCGAGCCCGGTGGCGAGGAGCCAGGCGCGCCCTCGAGCGACGCCGCCTGATCTTCGTGGTGCGCGGCGCGCGGAGCTCCTTCCTCCGCGCGCCGCGCGTTCTCCCTCACGGCGCTCCGATCGCCTCGCCGACCTTCGCGAGCTCTTCGATCGACAGCGTCTCGCCGCGCCGCTTCGGGTCGATGCCCGCGGCGGCGAGCGCCTGCTCGGCGCGCTCGACGCCGACCGCCTGTCCGAGCGCGTTGCGCAGCGTCTTGCGGCGCGCCTGGAACGCAGCGCGCACGACGGTGCGGAACGACTCGGTCTCCTCGGCGCGCGGCACCTCGCGGGGAACGAGCATCACCACCGCGCTCTCGACCTTGGGCGGCGGATGGAACGAGCCCGCGGGCACCTTGAGCACGGGCTTCACGTCGAAGCGCGCCTGCACGAACACGGTGAGCGCGCCGTAGTCGTTGGTGTCGGGCTTCGCGATCAGTCGATCGCGCACTTCCTTCTGCACCATGATGACGGCGCGCGAGAGGCTCGCGGCGTGCTCGCAGAGGTTGCGCACGATGCCGCCGGTGATCGCGTACGGGAGATTCCCCGCGAGCGCGATGCGCTCCCCGCCCGCGAGCGCGGCGAGGTCGACCGCCGCGGCGTCGCCCTCGATCACCTCGAAGCGCTCGTTCGATCCCAGCTCGGCGCGCAGCACCGCGATCATCTCGCGGTCCTTCTCGACCGCGACGACCCGCGCGCCCGCGCCGAGCAGCGCGCCCGTGAGGGTGCCGAGCCCGGGGCCCAATTCGATCACCCGCTCGCCGTCGCGCGGCGCGATCGCGCGCACGATGCCGTCGACCACGTGACGCGAGACCAGGAAGTTCTGGGAGAACGCCTTCTTCGGCGCGAGCCCGTGCCGCGCCAGGACCTTGCGCGGGTCTTCCCACTGCGGCGCGCTGCTCACGCGCCCACCGCCACGCGTGCGCGTCCGCCGCGTCGGTTCGTCGCCTTCCACAGCAGCATCGCCGGTGCGTCGCTCGCCGCCGCGATCGTGAGCGCGACGCCCATCGGCGCGAGCAGCGCGCGCATCTCGTCGGCGCGGCGTCGCTCGCCGCGCGCGTAGACCTCGACGAGGTCCTTCTCGAGCGGGGTGCGGGGCGCGCTCGTGAAGCTCGGCCCGTCGGGCACCACGAACGTCACCTCGTGGCCGTGCAGGCGCAGCAGCTTCACCGCGGCGACGAGCGGCGCGGGATCGCCGAGCCCGTCGAGGTCGGTGATGACCGTGATCGACATCGGGCCGAAGCTCTTCTGCACCAGCTCGCGAAGGCTCGCCGCGAGCCCGGGGCCCTTCGAGCCGTCGCGGGGATCGGGCCGGTAGGGCAGGGGGATGCCGCGCACCCGGCAGAAGCGCCGCAGCATCGCGGTCGCGGGCGAGGACGCCACGACCGGCTCCTCCTTCGCCTCTTCGGCGGCGAGCGCCTTGCCGACGTGGCGCACCAGCAACGAGACGTTCCACGCGCCGCTGCCGGGGCGGCCCGAGGGCGCGACCGAGAAGTCGACGCCGTCCTGCTGCCGCACGTAGCGCCCGACGATCGCGCAGACCTCGTCGTCGTCGACGTCGGTGAGGTCCTGATCGACGACCTCGGTCGCCGCGAGCAGCGCGTCGAACACCCGCAGCACGTGCGCGGCTCCGTCGCGCGGCGCGACGTGCGCGAGGACACGACCGTCGACGGTGATCACGCCGAAGCGATCGCCGCTGGCGAGGGTGCGTCGGGCCTCGGCGGCGACCGCCTCGATCGCGTGGTCGAGCTTGCGCCGTCCGGGCTCACCGCCGCGCATCGTGCCGCTCGCGTCGAGCACCACGTAGCGCGTCTCCTGCACTTCCTGGTCGACCTCGCGCACCAGGAGCTTTCCGCGGCGCGCGCTGGGCTTCCACGCGATCGACTTGAAGGGATCGCCGGGACGCATCTCCCGCAGCTCGCGGAGCTCGGTGCCGCCGCCGTGGGGGGCGAGCAGCGCGGCGCCGCTGCGCTCGACCGGCAGACCGGGCATCACGCGCGCCTGGGTGGGCATCCGCGCCGCGGCCTGGGGCAGCACCTTGATGACGAGCGGGTTCGGGAAGTAGAGCGGCACCGCGAAGAGCCCGAGGGGCCCGTGGAGCGTGACCGCGAGCCCGTGGAGCACGACGCGGCCCACCGCGGGCGCGACGAAGCGGAACGTGAACTCGGTGCGCGCCGACGCCGCGAGCGCGAGCGAGTCGGCCTCGTCGTCGACCCGTGTCGCGCCGCCCGGCACGATCGGCTCGAGCGACGCGAGCAGCAGCGGCTCGAGCCCGCGATGGCGCATGAAGCAGCGCACGTCGAAGGGCGCGCCGGGAACGACCGCGCCGCCCCCCGCGCCGGGATCGCCGTGCCCGAGCCACCACGCGAACTCGAGGCGCTGCCGCCGCACCCGCCGTCCCACCGGCATCGTCGCCGCGAGCGCGGCCGCGAGCCCGATCATCCCGGTCGCGCCGATGACGGTCGCAGCGAGCGAGCCCGCGAGGGCGCCGACGACCAGGCACACCAGGACCGCGAAGAACACCGCGACCGCGGTGCGCGTGGGGATCGGGAGCACGAGGCGCTGACTGTAGCGCGCATGCGGCGCCCGATGCCGCGCCTAGAACCGAATGACCGCCTCGGCGCTGTCCCACTGGAACGCGAGCGCCATCCCGATCGACACGCCCACCGCCACGATCGAGATGCCGCTGATGAACAGCGGCAGGTCGAAGATCATCGCGCGCAAATATCCCGGTCGGCGTGACGCCGCGCGTCCGATCGCCGATTCCGCGAGCGCGAGCGAGTCGGCCTCGGCGTCGACGCGCCTCGCGCGGCCCGGCGCGCCGAGCACGAGGCAGGCGAGCACCGCGAAGAAGACGCGCAGGCGTGCACGTGGGGATCGGGAGCACGTACCCTCGCGGGCGTGGTGGACCGAAGGCCCTGGGGCACCGTGGAGCGCAGCGAGCACGGGCTGCGGATCACGCTGCGCTACGCGACGCGGCGCGACCCGGGCACGGGATTGATCGCGATCGCGGCAGCGATCGGCGGCGCGGTCGCGACGCCGTCGATCGGGGCGCTCGGGGTCGCGATCGCGATCGGCGCGCTCGCGGCGCTGGTGTGGACGGTGGTGCGGGCGCGACGCGTCGCGATCATCACGCTGGACGACGAGCTGCGCGCCGAGGCGCCGTGGGCGGCGGCGTTCGAGCCGATCCGCGTGATCGATCTCGCGCGCGTCGAGGCCGACGAGGACGTCGGGCTCGGGCATCGCGTGATCGCCATCCGGCGCGAGACCGCGTCGCCGCGGTTCCCGGTGGTGCCCTACCACCGCGCGCGCAGCGCGGTGGCGGACGTCACGCGGCTGCTCGCCGATCGGCTCGCGTTCGTTCAGCAGTCGCGGGTCGCGCCCCCTGCCGTCCCGGCGCCCGCGCGAGCGCCCTCGGCGGCGCCCGCCGCGGTCGTGGCGGCGCCGGCGATCGCCGCGGTGATGCCCGCGCCGGCCGTTGCGGTCACGCGCGCGGCGGCTGCCGCGACGCCCGCGCCGACCGTCACGACGCCGGCGGCGTCTGCGCCCGCGACGTCTGCGCCGACGCAGCCGGAGCCGGTGCCGCCCGGCGGTCTCGAGCGACTCGGGCCGGCGCTGCGCGCGATGATCGATCGCGGGCTGGCGGTGGAGGTCTCGACGCAGCGAGCCCACGAGTGGATCACGCACGTCTGCTTCCGGCCCACCGCGCACGGGCGCTACGAACGCTCCGTGTCGGCGACGTCGAACGACGGCAGCGGCTTCGGCGGCGTGCCCGAGGGGACGTCGTTCGTCGACGCGCCGCAGGTCGAGCGGGAGCTCGAGGAGGGCGATGCGGTGGTCGTGGTGCTCGACCGCGATCACGCGTTCGTCGCGCGCTGCTCGCGGTGCGCGCCGCTCGCGCAGGCGCTGGGCGCGCGGCCCGATCGCGTCTACGCGAACGGCGGGGTGTACCTGCGCGCGTCGGCGTGGAGCGAGCTGGCGCGCGCGTGGGGCGCCGAGCCGGAGGGCGCGCTGCTGCGTTGCCCGGAGTGCGGTCGTCATGCCGAGCGCGAAGCGCGCTGGCGATGGCAGCGAGCGGTGTTCGTCGCGGCCCGCGAGGACTCGCCGTCGTGAGCGGTCGGACGCGGCGACGGATCCTCAGAACCGCACACGCAGGTCGGATGCGTCGCCCAGGCACGCGAGCGACATCCCGACGAGCACGCCGACGCTCATCACGATCGTGCCGGTGACGACGAGGCTGGTCGCGAGGTTCCCGTCCTCGCCCGCCATCATCGCGCCGACGAACACCAGGCTGCCGACGTCGAGCCCGACGCCCAGCGTGATCCATCCCGCGGTGCGCGCGTCGCCGCGATCGTCGTAGCGCAGCTCGAGCTCGGCCGGCTGCGCGATGTCGAGCTCGCGGTACGAGGGATCGGGCGCGTCGTCGCGACGACCGAGGGTCAGCCGGTGCGCGCCCGGCGCGACGTCGAGATCGCACGGCGCGTCGCACACGCGCTCGAAGTCTCCGTCCTCCGGAGGCTCCCAGGCGCGCACCTCGCGCGTGACGCGATAGAGCACGAGCCCGCGCTCGCTCGACGTCACGCGCACCCGTGCCCGCGCGACACCCGGCGCGACCTCGCCGATCAGCGCGATCGGCGCGACCGGAACGCCCAGCGCGCGTGCTTCCTGCGCCGATGCGCGATTCGTCGCCGCGATCGAGATGATCGCGGCGATCACGACGCACGTCGCGATCGCCTTCGCCCCCATGACGGGCGCGAGCGTACTCGCGGTCCAGCTCGCGCGCGATCCCCACGTCGGGGGATGCGCGCTACGCGGAGCGGTGCGGCGTCTGCTCGAGCGCCTTCTGGATCAGCGCCTCGCGCTGGGTGCCTTCCATCTCGGCCTCGGGCGTGAGGACGAGACGATGCGCGAGCACCGGCACCGCGAGCGCCTTGATGTCGTCGGGGATGACGAAGGGGCGCCCCTGGATCAGCGCCCTCGCGCGCGCCGCCTGCACCAGCGCGAGCGAGGCGCGCGGCGAGGCGCCGAGGAAGACGCGCGCCTGCTGACGGGTCGCGGTCGAGAGGCGCACCACGTAGTCGAGGATCTCCTCCTCGACGTGCACCTGACCGACCATCTGCTGCATCGCGAGGATCTGCTCGGGCGCGAGCACCTGCTGGGGCTGGGGCGAGCCCTCGAGGAAGCGCCGGAGGATGCCGCGCTCGTCGCGCGCGCTCGGATAGCCGATCAGGAGCCGCACGAGGAAGCGATCGATCTGCGCCTCGGGCAGCGGGTAGGTGCCGGCCTGCTCCACCGGGTTCTGCGTCGCGAGCACGATGAACGGCGTCGGCAGCGGGCGGGTGTCGCCCTCGATCGTCGCCTGGTGCTCCTGCATCGCCTCGAGGAGCGCGCTCTGGGTCTTCGCGGGGGCGCGGTTGATCTCGTCGCCCAAGAGGACGTTCGTGAAGATCGGTCCTTCGCGGAGCTGGAACGTCCCCTCGCGCGGCGAGAAGACGTAGGTGCCGGTGATGTCGGCGGGCAGGAGATCCGGCGTGAACTGGATCCGCCGGAAGCCTGCGCCGAGCGTCGACGCGAACGCCTTGCAGAGCGTCGTCTTCGCGACGCCGGGCACGCCCTCGAGGAGGGCATGGCCCTTGGCGAGCAGCGTGATGAGCAAGAGCTCGGGCACGGTGCGCGGCCCGACGTAGACGCGCTGCACCTCGTCGACGACGGCGTGGGCGCGCTCCGCGACGTACGCGAGCGTCCGGGGCTCGATCGGCGCGCTCATCTTGTCAGTGTCTCCAGCGAGCACGGGGCATCATCCCAGGTTCCGCACCTTCTCGAGCAGCGCCTCGCCGGACGCCAGGATCTTCCGGAAGCGCGCCTCGGGCAGCGCGTCACCACGCGTACCGCGCTCCCACTCTTCGCGCAGCTCGGCGAGCTCGCCGAGCAACCTGCGTGCGCTCTCCACGTCGTCCGCTCGCATCCCTCTGGCCTTCATCCGGTTCGCGACGTCGTCGATCGACACCGGCGCGATCAGTCCGAGCCGCCGGTGCAGCTCGATCTCGAGCTCGAGCTTGTAGACCATCGCAGGGTCGCCGAGGTTCGCAGGTCGCTGCGAGAACCACTCGATGCGGCCCGCGAAGCCGCCGGGGACGCTCGGACGCGCGAACATCGCGGCGCCCGCGTACGGCGAGCTGCGAGGGAGCACGCCGGCGGCGAGCACCATCAGGATGCCGGCGATCGCGGCGGCCGCGATGCGCAGCGCGCTCTCGGGGAGCTCGACGTCGGCGAGCCGCTCGAGCATGGCGCGCACGTCGTGGAGCGGGCGATCCGCGCCTGGCTCGCCGTAGCGCCCGACCATCACCGCGCCCGGCGTGATGAGGAACACGCGCCCGCCGCGCTCGCCCTCGAGATATCCGACCAGGTTCTCGGCGAAGCGACGGTTGCCGCGCAGCTCGAGCATGTTGGCGATGAGCACGCTCGGATCCCCGATGGCGACGAGGCGGCCCGCCCCGACCGCGCCCGCGAGGACCACGGCGTCGCGCTCGCCGAACGAGAAGATCGGCTCGAGCTCCGGGTGGTAGACGACCATCGGGTGGTTCGTCACGAGCGCGGAGACGCCCTCGGTGAGCGGATGGCCGGCGCTGGGGCGCGCGACGAGGAGCTCTTCGTTGCCGCGCAGGCGCAGCGCGTCGGCGCGGTTCGGACGGCCGCGTCCGATGCGGAAGGTGCGCAGGAGCGTGTCGCCGCGCCCGAAGTCGTCGCCCAGCGCGATGCGCCCGCCGGCGCGCATGAAGTCGGTGAGGCTCGCGGCGGGGAGCTCGTCGTTCGGCGAGACGATGACGAGCGCGTCGGCGGGCTGGAGCGTGCCGACGTCGAGGCGCGCCGGGATCTCGAGGGTGACGCCGCGCTCGCGCGCGATCGCGACGAAGCGGCCGAGGCCGTTCCACGCGTCGCTCTCGGGCGCGAAGTCCGCGTCCTGCGCTCCCGCGCGCGCAGCGATCGCGACGAGCGCGAGCGCGAGCAGCGCGACGAGGGATGAGCGAGGGCGAGACGACACTGCGCGCGGAGAATAGCGAAGAACGGGGTCGGGGTCCGGGTTCGGGTCGCGGAGCCGGGCGGGCGCTGGAAATGGAGCGGGGAACGCGCCGCGCGGGAAAACGAAACGGCGGCGAGACCTCTCGGTCGCGCCGCCGTTTCCGGGATCGCGGGTGGGCGGGAATGCCCACCACGATCCGAATGTCGCTATCAGGCGAGGTCGATGATGATCACGCCTCGATCCGATTCCTCCGTCGCGGGCTTCTGCTCGCGACGACGACGAGGCTCGGGGAGCGGGAGCTGGATCACCGGCGCTTCCTGCGCCTCCTCCAGCTCACGCCTGCGGATCTGCTCGATGATGTAGGGGGGCAACATCGGCCAGCTCCTTCCTTCCCTGGGAGGGTCGGCCTCCCGTTCCGGGGGAACGGCGTTCTCCGCAAGCCGGCTGTCCGCCTCGCACAGAGCACCTGACGAGCGATGATAGCAACGCAGGTGCCAGTGTCTAGCTCCGTGCTTCCGATGCGTTTCCTCCCGGTCGCTCACGCCCGCGTGATGTCTCGCCACACGTCGCGTAGTTCACGAACGGAAAGAGGTCTTCCATCACTGAAAGATCCCGTCGTCTCTCGCGCGCGAAAGGCATAGGCCCGAGCGCCCGCGATCCCGAGCACCTCGCCGTGGACGTCCTCGGCCAGCGACGAGGACAGGAAGACCGCGAGCGGGGCGACGTGCCCGGGGCTCATCGACCCCTCGTGGATGCCCTGGAAGGTCGGGAGCTCCTCGGTCTGGCGGGTGCGCGCAGTCGGCGCGATCGCGTTCACACGAACGCGATGTTTGCGCAGCTCGAGCGCGGCGGATCGCGTGAGCGCGACGATCGCCGCCGACGCGGCGCCGATCGCGGACTGACCGCGCGCGCCGAAGAACGCGGACGGCCCGGTGCAGAGCACGATCGCGCCGCCCTCCTTGCGATCGACCATCACCTGGCCGGCCGCGCGCACGAGCGCGAACGTGCCCTTCACGTGCACGTCGAGCACGCGTGAGAGCAGCGCGTCGTCGGTCTTGAGCACCGAACGATCGGCGACGATCCCCGCGCACGAGATCAGCGCGTCGAGCCGGCCGAGCTCGCTGACCGCACGATCGACGATCGCGCTCGCGGCGCCCGGCGCGGAGACGTCGTGTGCGTCGGCGATCGCGGTGCCGCCCGCCCCGCGGATCTCCGCGACGACGGCGTCGGCGACGGTGGGGTCGGCGCCCTCACCGGCGAGGTCCGAGCCGAGGTCGTTGACGAGCACCTTCGCGCCTTCGGCCGCGCACGCGAGGGCGATCGCACGACCGATGCCGCGGCCTCCGCCGGTGACGACGACGACCTTTCCCGCGAGGACCGGGCCCTCGAGCTCCGACGACGACGAATCGCTCACGCGGCCGAAGCTAGCAGGCGCGCGTCAGCGGACGAGCGCGCTGCGCTGCAGCACGAACGCCTGCCCGGCAGTGAGCCGGTCGTTGCTCGCGGCGCCGACCACCGACCAGTGCATGAGGTTCGTGGTGTCGCCGTAGCGCGTGTCGCCGATCACGTCGGTCGCGCCGAAGGGCGCGCAGTCCGACGTCTGCCCGGGGCTGCAGGGATCGAGCTGCTCGGTCGTGTGATAGAGGCCGAGGAAGTGCCCGACCTCGTGGGCCATGATGTGGCCCGCGAGGCGTCCGTCGCCGACCATGCCCGAGTCGAACGTGACCACGACGCCGCTGTGCATCGTGCCGTGCACGCCCGGCGGGCCGGGGATGCCGCCCGCGATGCCGAGCACGCCGCCCCCGCCGCCGATGGAGCGCACGAAGAAGATCGCGACGCGCTGTCCGGTGCGCGGCGCGCTGAGGCGGAAGAGCCCGGCGAGCTCGCTGTTCGAGCCCTCGGTCGAGTCGATCACCTGGTAGCGCGTCGCGTCGGCGCCCGAGACGTCGTGGTACGCGACGTCGCCGAGCGTGATCGACGCGCGCGACATCACCTCGCGGAAGCGCGAGAGCGCGTTCTGCACACGCGAATTCGAT is a window encoding:
- the rsmA gene encoding 16S rRNA (adenine(1518)-N(6)/adenine(1519)-N(6))-dimethyltransferase RsmA — translated: MSSAPQWEDPRKVLARHGLAPKKAFSQNFLVSRHVVDGIVRAIAPRDGERVIELGPGLGTLTGALLGAGARVVAVEKDREMIAVLRAELGSNERFEVIEGDAAAVDLAALAGGERIALAGNLPYAITGGIVRNLCEHAASLSRAVIMVQKEVRDRLIAKPDTNDYGALTVFVQARFDVKPVLKVPAGSFHPPPKVESAVVMLVPREVPRAEETESFRTVVRAAFQARRKTLRNALGQAVGVERAEQALAAAGIDPKRRGETLSIEELAKVGEAIGAP
- a CDS encoding SDR family NAD(P)-dependent oxidoreductase; this encodes MSDSSSSELEGPVLAGKVVVVTGGGRGIGRAIALACAAEGAKVLVNDLGSDLAGEGADPTVADAVVAEIRGAGGTAIADAHDVSAPGAASAIVDRAVSELGRLDALISCAGIVADRSVLKTDDALLSRVLDVHVKGTFALVRAAGQVMVDRKEGGAIVLCTGPSAFFGARGQSAIGAASAAIVALTRSAALELRKHRVRVNAIAPTARTRQTEELPTFQGIHEGSMSPGHVAPLAVFLSSSLAEDVHGEVLGIAGARAYAFRARETTGSFSDGRPLSVRELRDVWRDITRA
- a CDS encoding CHRD domain-containing protein → MHAPRAIGSSALGLAAAAGGYDDSMSSNVLKLIGAIVMGLAIVACGDDEDDEPFSDSLSLTTDEEVPVCTAAGADAMGSGTVTIDPDDLSLRVVNLAYSGLSGAATAGHIHFGDPGEAGPVILPFADVTSPIDEIFTAEDYPAAPPEGAPADFPAFLDAVREGRTYVNIHTEACAPGEIRAQID
- a CDS encoding DUF58 domain-containing protein, with translation MLPIPTRTAVAVFFAVLVCLVVGALAGSLAATVIGATGMIGLAAALAATMPVGRRVRRQRLEFAWWLGHGDPGAGGGAVVPGAPFDVRCFMRHRGLEPLLLASLEPIVPGGATRVDDEADSLALAASARTEFTFRFVAPAVGRVVLHGLAVTLHGPLGLFAVPLYFPNPLVIKVLPQAAARMPTQARVMPGLPVERSGAALLAPHGGGTELRELREMRPGDPFKSIAWKPSARRGKLLVREVDQEVQETRYVVLDASGTMRGGEPGRRKLDHAIEAVAAEARRTLASGDRFGVITVDGRVLAHVAPRDGAAHVLRVFDALLAATEVVDQDLTDVDDDEVCAIVGRYVRQQDGVDFSVAPSGRPGSGAWNVSLLVRHVGKALAAEEAKEEPVVASSPATAMLRRFCRVRGIPLPYRPDPRDGSKGPGLAASLRELVQKSFGPMSITVITDLDGLGDPAPLVAAVKLLRLHGHEVTFVVPDGPSFTSAPRTPLEKDLVEVYARGERRRADEMRALLAPMGVALTIAAASDAPAMLLWKATNRRGGRARVAVGA
- a CDS encoding AAA family ATPase — its product is MSAPIEPRTLAYVAERAHAVVDEVQRVYVGPRTVPELLLITLLAKGHALLEGVPGVAKTTLCKAFASTLGAGFRRIQFTPDLLPADITGTYVFSPREGTFQLREGPIFTNVLLGDEINRAPAKTQSALLEAMQEHQATIEGDTRPLPTPFIVLATQNPVEQAGTYPLPEAQIDRFLVRLLIGYPSARDERGILRRFLEGSPQPQQVLAPEQILAMQQMVGQVHVEEEILDYVVRLSTATRQQARVFLGASPRASLALVQAARARALIQGRPFVIPDDIKALAVPVLAHRLVLTPEAEMEGTQREALIQKALEQTPHRSA
- a CDS encoding DUF4350 domain-containing protein yields the protein MSSRPRSSLVALLALALVAIAARAGAQDADFAPESDAWNGLGRFVAIARERGVTLEIPARLDVGTLQPADALVIVSPNDELPAASLTDFMRAGGRIALGDDFGRGDTLLRTFRIGRGRPNRADALRLRGNEELLVARPSAGHPLTEGVSALVTNHPMVVYHPELEPIFSFGERDAVVLAGAVGAGRLVAIGDPSVLIANMLELRGNRRFAENLVGYLEGERGGRVFLITPGAVMVGRYGEPGADRPLHDVRAMLERLADVELPESALRIAAAAIAGILMVLAAGVLPRSSPYAGAAMFARPSVPGGFAGRIEWFSQRPANLGDPAMVYKLELEIELHRRLGLIAPVSIDDVANRMKARGMRADDVESARRLLGELAELREEWERGTRGDALPEARFRKILASGEALLEKVRNLG